CACCAGGCGCGGGTGGCCGTAGCCGTGAATCATGCACCACCAGGAGCAGGTGGCATCCAGCAGGCGTTCACCGCTCTCAAGTACAAAGTGAGCGCCGTCACCGCCCACCACCTTGGGCGCAGGCGTTTGATGTTTGAGATCGGCATAGGGATGCCAGACGGGTGACGTCATAGAGTCTCCAGTGTGGGTAACGGTGGCATGGAAAGGTAAGGCTGTGCCGTTTCCGGCGAAGGTTGTTCGAGATACGGGATAACGCCCAGGCAGGGGGCTGGCAAGGTTCGCTTGAGCACGTCAAGGTTGGCAGCAAAGCGGGTCGACTCAGCGGCAAAAACCGGGTCGACCACGCTGCCCACCCAGCCCGCAAGCGTTAGCCCGTCGGCGGTAATGGCCTCGGCGGTGAGTCTGGCATGGTTGAGACAGCCCAGCTTCAGGCCGACCACCAGAATCACCGGCAGGCGCATGAGGCGGGGAATATCGCAAAAATCGTCTTGGTCGTTGAGCGGTACTCGCCAGCCGCCCGCGCCTTCGATCAGAGTGAGGTCTCGTTGTGTTTGCGCAAGAGTGGCGCCAAGTGTTGCTACGATATCGCTGACGTTAAGCGCTTGACCCGCTTCGCTTGCGGCCAAGTGCGGTGCAATGGCGGGCTCAAATGCCCAGGGGTTGACCGTTGCGTAATTGACTGGCGGCATGCTTTGTACCTGCAGCACCAGGGCATCACTGTTGCGCAGGCCCTCGGGTGTGACGCGACTGCCCGAGGCGACCGGCTTCAAGCCCAGCGTGGTAAGCCCTTGCGTGCTGGCAGTCGCGAGCAGGGTGCTGGTCACCAGCGTTTTGCCCGCATCGGTGTCAGTGCCGGTAACGAAGAGTGCGCTCATAACGGTTTTTCCAGGTGCAGGGTAAAACACTGGTAGCTGACAGGCAGGCCTTGGGGCTCACGCAGCGTTTCAAAACGCTCGCGGGCAGTCTGCAGCTCGCGACGGGTCAGCCGCTGGGCGTGGGGCCTTGAGACCTGCGCGCCGACGCCTTTGATGGAGGCCATCACGGCGTTTAGATCGGGATAGTGGAAGGTGCGCCGCTCGGCAAGCTGTTGAATAGGCGTCAGGCCGCTGTGATCGATGGCGCGCACCAGTTCATTCCGGTCGGGCGTCTGCAATAGCGCCTCCGGGCGCTGCCAGGCATGGGCGATTTCGGTCAGCGTGCCGGGCAGCAGCGTTGTGAGATGCGCCTGGCCCCTACGTGCAAGCACTCGATGGAGTTCGTTCATCACCGCGCCGATATCGCGGCACCACTGAATCGCCAGGTTGGAAAACACCAGATCAAACGTTTCTGCGGCAAAGGGGAGTGCCTCGGCATTGGCCAGTTGCCAGCGAATGCCGTGGCCATAGCGCGCCTGGGCCTGAGCGAGCATGCCGGGCGCAATATCCAGCCCTGTTACCCGGGCGCTGGGGTAACGCTGGACTAATCGATGTGTCCAGTAACCGGTGCCGCAGCCAAGGTCCAGCACCCGGCTTGCCCTGCCGGCTAAGGTGCTCCAAAGAGTTTCGCCGATATGCCGCTGGGCGTTTGCCAGGGCGTCGTAGCGCGGGGCCGCGCGGGAAAACGCATGTGCGACGCTTGCCTGCCAGCTGGCTGGGTGCGGTGGGGTGGCGGTCGTGCTCATGCCTGCTCCTTCACGGTTAACGCCGCCTGCGCCGCGAGTGACTCAGCCAGTTGAACGGGCTGGGAGAGCATCGGGCAATGCCCGGCATTTGCTAGCGTTGCCGCCTTGTCACGGGCCGATGTGCTGACCAGCGGGTCGTGCTCGCCGACCAAGCGTGTCACCGGGCAGGGGGCAGTGTGTAGACGTTGGCTGTTATCTAGGGTGGCAAGCCAATCAAGCCCCTGAGCCAGCGTGCTGTGGTTGGCGCTGGGGGTGTCACCCAGAAGCGCCCGCAGCTGTCGGTGGGCTTGGCGGGCATTGGGTTCGCCTTGCGCTTGCCAACGTAAAAAGTGTCGCCAGGTGGCGTGGGGCTCACGGGCAAAAGCGCGCCGAAAACTGGTAAGTTCTGACCAGGTGACGCCATCATCGCTGTAAAACCGCTCGCCTGTGCCGATAAGGATCAAACCGCGCGGTGCGGGGAGATAATCAAGCAGCGCCGTCGCGAGCAGCCCGCCCAGCGACCAGCCGACCCAAATGGCATCAATGGGCAGTTGTTCGGCCATGGTACTGGCCAACTGACCAAGCGTGGCGTTATCGGGCAGGGCAGGCGTATCGCCGTAGCCCGGCCAGTCAACGGCGTGGGCTTCGACAGACCTGGGCCAACAGCTCTCGAGTGGCTGCCAGATGCGTTGATCAATGCCCCAGCCCGAGAGCAATACTAGGCGTTGTGAAGGTGGGCGTGGCATCTTGCCTCCTCGCGCTGGCAGACCTTTAAGCCGTCCAGTAAACGATCGATGTCACTGCGGGTGTGGCGGGCGCTGAGCGTGATTCGCAGGCGCGCCTCACCGTTGGCAACCGTGGGCGGACGAATCGCGCCGACCTCTAAGCCATGCTCGGCAAGCGTTGCCGACCAGCCGAGGGTGCGGGCTTCGCTGCCCAGCAGCAGTGGCTGAATCGGGGTGGTCGACGCGCTCAACGGCAGCCACAACTGCAACGCCTCGCGGCGGAAGTAAGCGATGTTGGCGTTAAGATGGTCGCGGTGTTCGGGTTCCCCCTGAACGATCTCCAATGCCCTGAGCGTTGCGGCGGCAATGCTGGGGGGTTGGGCGGTGGTGTACACATAGCTGCGGGCAAACTGGGTGATGTGCTCAATCAGCGCGGCATCCCCGGCGACAAAGGCGCCGGCGGTGCCGAGTGCCTTGCCCAGGGTTCCGACCAGGACAGGTACCTCTGCGCTGCTCCAAGAAGCGCCCACGCAGCCGCTGCCGTTATGGCCCAGCACGCCAACGCCGTGGGCGTCGTCGATCATCAGCCAGGCGCGGTGTTGCTGGCTCACCCGGGTCAGCGCGACAATATCCGCCACATCGCCATCCATGCTGAACACGCCGTCGCTGACCACAAGCTTATGTGGGCACTCGCTGCGCGCGAGCAGGCGGTTCAAGTCGTTGGCATCGCGGTGATGAAAACGCCGCGAACGGGCGCCGCTTAGCGTGGCGCCATCCAGCAACGAGGCATGGTTGAGGCGGTCTTGAAATATCGCCGTATCGGTGTCGGCCAATGCCTGCAAAACGCCGAGGTTGGCCATATAACCGGTTGAAAAAAGCAGGGCACGCTCGCGGCCTGTCCAGCTTGCCAGGGCGTCTTCCAGGGCGTCGTGAACCTGCAAATGACCGCTAACCAGATGCGATGCGCCAGCGCCCGCCCCGTAACGGCGTGCGCCCTCTGCCTGGGCGTCACACACCCTTGGGTCCTGGGCCAAGCCCAGATAGTCGTTGCCGGCAAAGTCGAGCGCACCCGTTGCCATGACTCGGCGGGATCGCCAGCGATTTGCCTGCTGGCGGCTCGAGCGGGCATCGGCCAAGCGGTGGTGCCACGCGTCAGACACTGGCATCCACCGCCAGCTCGGCCACGCGTTCTGCGCGAGCGAGCTGTTCGGCCTGCTGTGCCAGACGCTGGGCGTGGGTCGCGTCATCTTCGCAGGTTTCCCGGCGCTCCGGGTGAAGGCCGAGCTTGGCGAAGAGCGCGCGGTCGATATCAGCTTGAGGGTTGCCTGTGGTCAGCAATGTATCGCCGTAGAAGATCGAGTTGGCGCCGGCCAGGAACGCCAGCGCCTGGGTGGACTCGCTCATCTGCTCGCGACCGGCGGAAAGCCGCACGTGGCTTTGCGGCATCATGATACGCGCCACGGCAATGGCGCGGATAAACTCGATAGGGTCCAGGTCTTCGACGTTTTCCAGCGGCGTGCCGGGCACCTTGACCAGCATATTGATCGGCACCGATTCCGGGTGCGGCGACAGCTTGGCCAACTGTTGCAGCAGGGCGCTACGGTCCTGGGCGTCTTCGCCCATGCCGAGGATACCGCCGGAGCAGACTTTCATGCCCGCCTCGCGCACGGTGGCCAGGGTATCCAGCCGGTCACTAAAGGTGCGGGTGGTGATGATCTCGCCGTAATAGTCGGGCGAGGTGTCCAGGTTATGGTTGTAATAATCGAGCCCCGCCGTTGCCAGGCGGCTAGCCTGTTCGCCATCGACCATGCCCAGCGTCATGCAGGTTTCCAACCCCAGGGCTTTGACCTGGCGGACCATCTCTTCCACCAGCACCAGATCTTTATCCCGCGGGCTGCGCCATGCCGCGCCCATACAAAAACGGCTGGCGCCTGCTTCTTTCGCTGCCTTGGCCTGTTCGACGACTTTGTCGATTTCCAGCAGCTTCTCTTTTTCCAGCTGGGTGTTGTAGTGGCCGGACTGGGGGCAGTACTTGCAGTCTTCCGGGCAGGCACCCGTCTTGATCGATAGCAGGGTCGAAATCTGCACTGCATTGGCGTCAAAGTGCGCGCGGTGCACCTGCTGGGCCTGAAACAGCAGGTCATTGAAGGGTAGCGCAAATAGCGCGTTGATCTCGTCCAGCGTCCAGTCGTGGCGGGCGGCGGCAGTCGGGGTATTGGCAGCAGTGGCGGTCACGGGTAAACCTATGTTCTTTTGAAAGTTGACGAGACTTTATCGGCGACTCGGTTTAAGTGTCAACTAAGAAGAGATAATAGGTTTACAGCGAAGGGCGTGGTGGATGGATTCGAAATGAGATGGGGTTGTTATGAGAGAGGTTCGTTTTGAGTGGGGACCTGCTTTATACTCGGCGCCCCTTGCCAATTGTGGGAGCGCAGATGTCAGTCTCTGAGTCCGGTACGCACAATGCCGATGCCGTTAGTCCAGACGTCGAGAGAGACCCGGCGACGGGCCATCCGCGTCCGCCCAGGCGGGAGTTCAAGGCGCGGGGCAGTTTTGTCAGGCGCTGCGAGGGCTGCAATCTGCCCGAGCTCAATTGCTTATGCCCTTATCAGGTCAAGGCCGAAAGCCATGCCCAGGTGTGGCTGCTGACCCATCCCCTGGAGCACTATAAACCAACCAACACGGGGCGATTGATCGGCGACGTACTGGCGCAAACACAGGTGTTTACCTGGTACCGCACCGCGCCCGATGAACAACTATTGGCGCTGCTGGATGACCCGCGCTATGCGCCTTTTGTGGTATTTCCCGATGATCAGCCCGACTATGCCGATCGCGTGGTGTCATTGGAGGCGGTGAGCGACGCAAGGCAAAGCGGCAAGATTCCGGTGTATATCCTGCTGGACGGCACTTGGCGACAGGCGCGGCGAATCTTCCGTAAAAGCCCCTACCTTGATGGGTTGCCGGTGCTGCCGCTGCGCACCGAGCGGGAGACCCGCTACCGACTGCGCAAGCCTGCCTCTAAAGCGCATCTTTGCACCGCCGAAGTGGCCATCGAGCTGCTGCGTCAGGGTGGAGATACCTCCGCCGCGGAGGTGCTGGATGATTACTTTGAGGTGTTTAACGACAGCTACGCGGCGAGCCGGTCGTATCACAAGATCGACCCGCCGACGGCGGCGATGCAGCGCTTAGCAGCCTGTCGGACTTAACACTGATCTACTGCGAATCCCGGTATTTTGGCCAACTTTATTCGATCGATTTCGTTAAATAGCGTGCTATTCGCCTCAATCGATCGATAAATTTGGCTCAAAATCCGTGCTTCTCGCGACGATCGGTCAAGCCCGACAGGCTGCTAGCCGCCAAACAGCGTACCGGCGATTCTGAAGCCGGCCACCCAGGTGCCCACCGCTGAGCCGAGCGTGGCGAGGATGAATACCAGTAGCGTGCGTGACACGCGGTTTTTCCACCAGCCTTTCAGGTTCACGACATCGTTGCGCAGGGTGGCAAAGTCGCGGACCTTGGGTTTGCGCATGTAAAGCTCCACCCCGGCGGCCACAAACCCGGCGCCAATCGTCGGGTTAAGCGACGTCAGCGGCGCGGCAAAGAAGGTGGCGATCACGGTAACCGGATGTGCCATGGCAATAATCGTGGCACCGCCAGAAAGAATACCGTTGATCAAAAACCACTCAAGCACTAACTGCCAGCCCAAGTCGGTATTGCGCGAAAAACCAATCGCAAAACCGATCAGTACCAGGGCGGTAATCAGCCAGGGGACCAGCTTCCAAATTTTAGACGGCGGCGGCGTGGCTTCCAGCGTGGCGATTTCCTCGCGGGGGTTGGCGGGCAGCGGCGCTTCCAGATGCTCGACGGTGCCCTTCAAATGACCGGCGCCCAGCACCACCAGCACGTTTCGGTAGCCCCCTGAAGGCGTTTCTTCGGCAAGGCGCAGCGCCATATAGCGGTCGCGCTCGCGGATCAGCGGGTTATAAAGCGCTTCCGACTGGGCGGCGAATTCGCTGAACGTGGCTTCCAGCATATCGCCTTCCTTTAGCTTCTCGATATCTTCTTTCGAGACGTTTTCCCGCGAGAGCACGCTGCCGATCAGGCCGGTAAACAGCGAGAAGCGCTGCCACCAGGGTACATTGCGGTAAATGCGCCTAAGCGTGATACCGACGTCCCGGTCGACCAGCAGCAGCGGCAGCTTTTTGGCCTTGCATGCCTCGACGGCGGCTCTCATTTCAGCGCCGGGCTGAATACCCGATTGGTCGGCAATACGTTGTTGAAACGCGCCCAGGGCGAGGCTGGCAGCCACCATGCCGGCCTTGCCTTGCTTGAATACCTGGAACAGGTCCTGCTCACCCATGGCGTCAGGGTTCGCCATGCTGTGGTGTCGGGCATCGCACAGCTCGATGGCAACGGCGTCAAAGCGATCGGTGTCGATCAGCTGGCGCACGTCGTTGGCGCTTTCTTCCGAGACGTGCGCGGTGCCAAGCAGCGTGTAGCGGGTATCGCCCACCGTGATCACGTGTATCGGGCCGCTGGTCGCGGGCAGTGCGTCGCTGTCGGGCACTGTCGATGTAACGTCTTCCTGGGTCATGACAACGTCTCAATTCCAATAAATAAGCAGGCAGCATTGGTGGGTTAGCGCCGCCAAAAGGCCGGCGTAAACAGTACCAGCACGGTGAAAATTTCCAAACGACCCAGCAGCATGGCAAACACCAGAATCCATTTCGCGATGCCGGGCATATCGCCATAGTGGCTGCTGGCTTCGCCAAGCGCCGGGCCCAGGTTGTTCAGGGCAGAGCCTACGGTCGACCAGGCGGTTACCTGATCCACCCCTGTGGCCATGACGCCTACCAGCATCAAAAAGAACAGCAGTACATACACCGAGAAAAAGCCCCATACCGCCTGGGCGATACCGTCGGGCACGCTGACTTTGCCGACTTTAACGGCAATGACGGCGTTGGGATGGATCAAGCGCATGACCTCGCGCATGCCCTGCTTCATGATCAGAATGATGCGGATGACCTTCATCCCGCCCGCGGTGGAGCCGGAACAGCCACCCACGAAGGCCGCCACAAACAGCAGGAAGGGTAGGGCACCCGGCCAGCCCGAGAAATCGGCCACGGCAAATCCGGCGGTGGTCGCCACCGCCACAACTTCAAACAGCGCATGGCGCAGCACTTCGATATCGCTGTAGGTGTTACTGAGCCACAGGGTGGTCACGGTAATGATGGTTAGCCCGGCCAGGAACAGCATCAGAAACCGGGCTTCCGGATCCTGGAAGTAGTGCGTTAGGCGTTTTTCGCGCCAGGCGATAAAGTGCAGGCTAAAACTGAACGC
This window of the Halomonas sp. SH5A2 genome carries:
- a CDS encoding tRNA-uridine aminocarboxypropyltransferase, with product MSVSESGTHNADAVSPDVERDPATGHPRPPRREFKARGSFVRRCEGCNLPELNCLCPYQVKAESHAQVWLLTHPLEHYKPTNTGRLIGDVLAQTQVFTWYRTAPDEQLLALLDDPRYAPFVVFPDDQPDYADRVVSLEAVSDARQSGKIPVYILLDGTWRQARRIFRKSPYLDGLPVLPLRTERETRYRLRKPASKAHLCTAEVAIELLRQGGDTSAAEVLDDYFEVFNDSYAASRSYHKIDPPTAAMQRLAACRT
- a CDS encoding TraB/GumN family protein gives rise to the protein MTQEDVTSTVPDSDALPATSGPIHVITVGDTRYTLLGTAHVSEESANDVRQLIDTDRFDAVAIELCDARHHSMANPDAMGEQDLFQVFKQGKAGMVAASLALGAFQQRIADQSGIQPGAEMRAAVEACKAKKLPLLLVDRDVGITLRRIYRNVPWWQRFSLFTGLIGSVLSRENVSKEDIEKLKEGDMLEATFSEFAAQSEALYNPLIRERDRYMALRLAEETPSGGYRNVLVVLGAGHLKGTVEHLEAPLPANPREEIATLEATPPPSKIWKLVPWLITALVLIGFAIGFSRNTDLGWQLVLEWFLINGILSGGATIIAMAHPVTVIATFFAAPLTSLNPTIGAGFVAAGVELYMRKPKVRDFATLRNDVVNLKGWWKNRVSRTLLVFILATLGSAVGTWVAGFRIAGTLFGG
- the bioB gene encoding biotin synthase BioB; translation: MTATAANTPTAAARHDWTLDEINALFALPFNDLLFQAQQVHRAHFDANAVQISTLLSIKTGACPEDCKYCPQSGHYNTQLEKEKLLEIDKVVEQAKAAKEAGASRFCMGAAWRSPRDKDLVLVEEMVRQVKALGLETCMTLGMVDGEQASRLATAGLDYYNHNLDTSPDYYGEIITTRTFSDRLDTLATVREAGMKVCSGGILGMGEDAQDRSALLQQLAKLSPHPESVPINMLVKVPGTPLENVEDLDPIEFIRAIAVARIMMPQSHVRLSAGREQMSESTQALAFLAGANSIFYGDTLLTTGNPQADIDRALFAKLGLHPERRETCEDDATHAQRLAQQAEQLARAERVAELAVDASV
- the bioF gene encoding 8-amino-7-oxononanoate synthase; amino-acid sequence: MPVSDAWHHRLADARSSRQQANRWRSRRVMATGALDFAGNDYLGLAQDPRVCDAQAEGARRYGAGAGASHLVSGHLQVHDALEDALASWTGRERALLFSTGYMANLGVLQALADTDTAIFQDRLNHASLLDGATLSGARSRRFHHRDANDLNRLLARSECPHKLVVSDGVFSMDGDVADIVALTRVSQQHRAWLMIDDAHGVGVLGHNGSGCVGASWSSAEVPVLVGTLGKALGTAGAFVAGDAALIEHITQFARSYVYTTAQPPSIAAATLRALEIVQGEPEHRDHLNANIAYFRREALQLWLPLSASTTPIQPLLLGSEARTLGWSATLAEHGLEVGAIRPPTVANGEARLRITLSARHTRSDIDRLLDGLKVCQREEARCHAHLHNA
- the bioC gene encoding malonyl-ACP O-methyltransferase BioC, producing the protein MSTTATPPHPASWQASVAHAFSRAAPRYDALANAQRHIGETLWSTLAGRASRVLDLGCGTGYWTHRLVQRYPSARVTGLDIAPGMLAQAQARYGHGIRWQLANAEALPFAAETFDLVFSNLAIQWCRDIGAVMNELHRVLARRGQAHLTTLLPGTLTEIAHAWQRPEALLQTPDRNELVRAIDHSGLTPIQQLAERRTFHYPDLNAVMASIKGVGAQVSRPHAQRLTRRELQTARERFETLREPQGLPVSYQCFTLHLEKPL
- a CDS encoding alpha/beta fold hydrolase, coding for MPRPPSQRLVLLSGWGIDQRIWQPLESCWPRSVEAHAVDWPGYGDTPALPDNATLGQLASTMAEQLPIDAIWVGWSLGGLLATALLDYLPAPRGLILIGTGERFYSDDGVTWSELTSFRRAFAREPHATWRHFLRWQAQGEPNARQAHRQLRALLGDTPSANHSTLAQGLDWLATLDNSQRLHTAPCPVTRLVGEHDPLVSTSARDKAATLANAGHCPMLSQPVQLAESLAAQAALTVKEQA
- the bioD gene encoding dethiobiotin synthase encodes the protein MSALFVTGTDTDAGKTLVTSTLLATASTQGLTTLGLKPVASGSRVTPEGLRNSDALVLQVQSMPPVNYATVNPWAFEPAIAPHLAASEAGQALNVSDIVATLGATLAQTQRDLTLIEGAGGWRVPLNDQDDFCDIPRLMRLPVILVVGLKLGCLNHARLTAEAITADGLTLAGWVGSVVDPVFAAESTRFAANLDVLKRTLPAPCLGVIPYLEQPSPETAQPYLSMPPLPTLETL